A DNA window from Sphingomonas profundi contains the following coding sequences:
- a CDS encoding GSCFA domain-containing protein produces MSSPYSTLKDYQFWRRAVSRTETHLFDPVVAPRFRIAADARVATAGSCFAQHISRRLREIDFNYYIPEAGEHLPAEERGPRNYGVFSARFGNLYTTAQLHQLFLEAFGERIPHEMAWRRPDGRYVDAYRQQVEPAGFASANEVAADRARHLAAVRAMFLNADVFVFTMGLTEAWRSRVDGSVFPLAPGVVAGSFDPERYEAVNFGVEEVRGDLVRFLDRLKAVNPGVRVLLTVSPVPLIATFEDRNVLCSTTYSKSVLRVVADMVTREHDWTDYFPSFEIITGSYAGGLYYEDDYRDVNRIGVAHAMRCFLKNYVERDAPPQPDAAAAQLVAARAASSGVICDEEAIDAIRA; encoded by the coding sequence ATGAGCAGCCCGTACAGCACGCTGAAGGACTATCAGTTCTGGCGCCGCGCCGTATCCCGCACTGAAACGCACCTGTTCGATCCGGTGGTGGCGCCGCGCTTCCGGATCGCGGCGGATGCCCGGGTGGCGACGGCGGGCAGCTGCTTCGCTCAGCACATCTCCCGCCGGCTGCGCGAGATCGACTTCAACTATTACATCCCCGAAGCGGGCGAACATCTGCCGGCCGAGGAGCGGGGGCCGCGCAACTACGGCGTGTTCTCGGCGCGCTTCGGCAACCTCTACACCACCGCCCAGCTGCACCAGCTGTTCCTGGAAGCGTTCGGCGAGCGCATTCCGCACGAGATGGCGTGGCGGCGGCCTGACGGCCGCTACGTCGATGCCTACCGCCAGCAGGTGGAGCCGGCCGGCTTCGCCAGCGCGAACGAGGTGGCGGCGGATCGCGCCCGCCACCTGGCGGCGGTGCGAGCGATGTTCCTCAACGCCGACGTGTTCGTGTTCACCATGGGGCTGACGGAGGCGTGGCGATCGCGCGTGGACGGATCAGTCTTCCCGCTCGCCCCCGGCGTGGTCGCCGGCAGCTTCGATCCGGAGCGGTATGAGGCGGTGAACTTCGGCGTCGAGGAGGTGCGCGGCGACCTCGTCCGCTTCCTCGATCGGCTGAAGGCGGTGAACCCCGGCGTGCGCGTGCTGCTGACGGTATCGCCGGTGCCGCTGATCGCCACGTTCGAGGATCGCAACGTGCTCTGCTCCACCACCTACAGCAAGTCGGTGCTGCGCGTGGTGGCGGACATGGTGACGCGCGAGCATGACTGGACGGACTATTTCCCGTCGTTCGAGATCATCACCGGCAGCTATGCCGGCGGGCTGTACTACGAGGACGATTATCGCGACGTGAACCGCATCGGCGTGGCCCACGCGATGCGCTGCTTCCTGAAGAATTATGTCGAGCGGGACGCACCGCCGCAGCCGGACGCGGCCGCAGCGCAGCTGGTGGCGGCCCGCGCCGCCAGCTCCGGCGTGATCTGCGACGAGGAGGCGATCGACGCGATCCGCGCCTGA